The Flammeovirga agarivorans DNA window TATATACTGTAGGAAACTCTCAAGGGGGAGCATTTATTGAATTACTACGTTTACAAATGCAACGTTTAGATTTCCTATTTAAAGAGCATAAAGCAGAAAGTAGTTTGAATGATGCTTTAGCAAAAATCAACTTTATTCAAGGGGTTTAAAACCTACAGTTTAAAAAGACATTATTATGAATCAATATATAAAATCATATAGTTCATTAGTAGTCATGTTTGTAACAGGACTATTTTGTGGATGGCTTTTCTTTGGAGGCGAAACATCATCTGAAGGACATGAAAACCATCAACATGATACAAAAGAAGAAGTTTGGACATGTTCAATGCATCCTCAAATTAGACAAAATGAACCTGGAGATTGCCCAATTTGTGGTATGGAATTAATTCCGGCTTCATCAGGAAATGAAGGTCAAGATTTAGCACATATTTCTTTATCAAAATCAGCGGTTGCACTGGCGAATATTCAGACGACAAAAGTAGTGAAGTCTGAGGCGGAAAAGGAATTATTGATGCAAGGGAAAATTGCTGTGGATGAAAGAAGAACCTATTCTCAAGCATCACATATCTCTGGAAGAATAGAGAAAAGTTATGTTAATTATTTAGGAGAACGAGTTCGTAAGGGACAAAAGTTAGCCACTATTTATTCTCCCCAATTGGTTACAGCTCAGCGAGAATATTTTGAAGCAAAAAAAGTCAAAGATTCAAACCCTCAATTATTAAGAGCTGCTAAAGAGAAACTTCGTCTCTGGAAATTATCTGAAGATCAAATCAAGAAAATTGATCAATCAGGAAAAGTAATGACCGAATTTGATATCAGAGCAGATATATCTGGTGTCATTACTAAGCTCAATGTGGTTGAAGGGGATCATGTGATGGAAGGACAGATTATGTATGATTTAGCAGACTTGTCTCGTTTATGGGTGAAATTTGATGCCTATGAAAGTGATTTAGCTTGGTTGAACATAGGAGACGAAATTGAGTTTTCAGTATCATCTTATCCAGGACAAAAGTTTACTACAAAGATATCATTTATTGATCCGTTTATTGATCCAAAAACAAGAGTGGCTTCAGTAAGAGGTAATGTAATCAATGCCAAAAATAAGCTGAAACCAGAGATGTTTGTTTCTGGAAAAGTAAATGCAAAACTTCCTGTAAATGATGATGTGATTGTTGTACCAAAGTCTGCTGTTTTATGGACAGGTCCTAGATCGATTGTTTATGTAAAAGTAGAAGGAGAGGCAGAACCTACTTTTGAGATGAGAGAGGTGACTTTAGGTGCGTCTTTGGCCAATGCATATGTAATTAATGAAGGGGTGAATATAGGCGAGTCTGTTGTCACTCAAGGTACCTATACTGTTGATGCTGCAGCACAATTGAAAGGTAAACCAAGTATGATTGCACCTCATAAAGGAGATGAACAAACCCAGAACATGTCAGCAGGAATGTTACATCATCAAAAATTTGAAGATGGTGTATCAGAAAACTTTAAGCAACAGCTTCAAAAAGCGTATCGAAGTTATTTGTTAGTAAAAGATGCTTTTGTGTCTAGCGATGATGATAAGGCAAAAGAATTGATCACTGATTTTAATAATGCAGTAGCTGAAGTGTCTATGAAAGGCGTAAAAGGAGATGCACATATGTATTGGATGATGGCTTCTAAGGAGTTGAAGTCGAATGTCCAAGAGATGATTAAAGCAGATAATATCGATACCCGAAGACGCTATTTTGTGGATGTATCCAAAGAATTATCTAATATGGTCAGTCGATTTGGTTTGCCGGAAAGCGAACAGGTATTCTTATTGTACTGCCCGATGGCAAATCATGATAAAGGAGCTTCTTGGCTGTCAAATACTAAAGAAGTACTGAATCCTTATTACGGAGATATGATGCTGAAATGTGGTGAAGTTCAGCAAAAGATCCAATAAATAATAAGAGCCTGTAGCATTATTTATAAATGGTGCTACAGGCTTACTTCTTTAATGTAGTATTACATCAATTGATTCCTCACTTTCTCTTTTAGCTTCTGTCTTATCTGTGTGTATTTTTTGTATTGCTTTTTAGATAAAACGGCTTTTAAATCTTTAGCCTTTTGATCTTCCACAGCTCTAACAGCATTTAATTTTGCTAGATTACTACTTTCTTTAACAGCTATTTTATCAATTTTCTGTGCACTCTTTAAATTGATTTCTTGCACTTTGTCTATTTGATCTTCCTTTAGTTTGAGGACGTCTTTCATCTGATTTGTTAGGAATGTTGCTCTATCCTCAGCTGTTGGTTTTTCATTATTTGTTACATTGGCTAGCATGATGGTTGCCGCTAAGCCAATGAGTGTGATGATTAGGTTTAATTTTTTCATAACGTTAAATTCTTTTTTGTGATATCTATTTAAATACGCTACAAAAAATAATCAATGTATAAAGATATGATTGTAGTATGATATAAACTTATTTATTTAGAAGGCAGATGGATTTTATTATAAGATTTCAGTACTAAATTTTATACTTCATTACTAAAATTCCGTACAAATTTCTCATGAAGAAATACGACTTTTGTATTGACTAAAGAGAACAACAATGAAAGAATTAATATTAGATACAACATTAGGTTGTAAAAAGTGTGAAGCTAAAGTGCATCCGCTTTTAGAAGCCGATCCCCGAGTAATAGATTGGGAAGTTAAAGATGGACATATATTGAGAGTCGTTACAGAAGGCGCTTGTCAAAAATGTATAAATAAAATTATTGGTGAAGCTGGGTATGAGGTCAAGGAACAATTATCATCAAAAGAGGTTAACCCTGAAGATTATGCTGATAAAATACCTCACGATTTGCCAATAATAGAATATGATGTTCCTGAGGCTACCGCTGAAAATGCTGGGAAGTATTATTGTCCAATGCAATGTGAGGGTGATAAGTTATATGATGAAATGGGAGACTGCCCAGTATGTGGAATGCCTTTGGAAAAAATTCCAGAACCCAAAGCTCCTGTGAAATATGCTTGCCCAATGCATCCAGAGGAAGAATATGACGAACCTGGGGATTGTCCGATTTGCGGCATGTCCTTAGAGCCAGTTATCCCATCCCAAGATGAGAGTTCAGAAGGTCATGAAGCGTATGATGATATGATGAAAAGGTTCAAGTTGAGTTTACTTTTCACAATACCTGTAGCATTGATCGCAATGTTGGGACATATTTTTCCATCCGTACATCATAAGATGTTAGCAATTATGTCTCAAACATCTTGGAATGCAATACAGTTCGTCCTTACAATACCTATGGTATTCTACACAGGCTGGATTTTTATGAGAAGGGCTTGGTCATCGATTGTTACTAAGAATTTTAATATGTGGACTTTAATCGGAATAGGTACGTCTGTCGCTTTCCTTTTCAGTACTATAGCATTATTTATACCTGATTATTTCCCCGATGAATTTAAAAATCATGGAGCCGTAGATGTATATTTCGAGGCAACTTGTATTATTCTGTTATTAGTTATGTTAGGTCAATTGATGGAGCTAAACGCACATCAAAGAACTAATTCAGCATTAAAAGCATTATTAAAGTGGGCTCCACAAACAGCTACAGTGATTAGAAATAATAAGGATATGCTTGTTGCTGTTGAACATATTGTCAAAGGAGATCAACTAAAGGTAAAACCCGGTGAAAAGGTAGCTGTAGATGGTGTTGTTATCGAAGGATATGGCACTATGGATGCATCTATGATCACAGGCGAACCTATTCCTTTTGATGTAAAAGCAAATGATAAAGTAAGCAGTGGTATGATTAATACGAACGGTAACTTTATCATGAAAGCAGAAAAAGTAGGTAAGGAAACTCTTTTATCTAAAGTGATTGAGATGGTCAATGATGCCGGGCGTTCAAGAGCTCCTATTCAAAAGGTTGCTGATCAGATTGCAAAGTATTTTGTACCAATTGTAGTCAGTGTATCAATTATTACCTACTTGTTATGGTTCTTTTTATATACAGGTGAGAATGCCGCAGTTTATGCTTTAGTGAATGCAGTAGCAGTTCTTCTCATCGCTTGTCCATGTGCCTTAGGGTTGGCTACACCTATGTCAATAATGGTAGGTACAGGGAAAGGAGCTGAACATGGGATCTTGGTGAAAAATGCAGAAGCATTACAAGGTTTAAGTGATATTAATGTTTTGATGATCGATAAAACAGGGACCCTAACACAAGGCAAGCCTGAAGTTCAGGAAGTTACCTCGTTTTCAACTTGGTCAGATGAACAAGTGTTGGCTTATGCAGCCGCTTTAGATCAAAACAGTGATCACCCATTAGCAAAAGCTACTGTTGCCTATGCAAAAAATAAAAATGTAGGCTTACCTCAAGTATCAGATTACAAATATATCATTGGTAAAGGTGCTGAGGCCATATTTGATGGAAAGAAAGTTCGTATTGGAAATCAAACCAGTATCAATGAAGGTGATCTTTCTGAAGAACAAAAAAGTCTTATTTCTACTGAACAACAAAAAGGGGCAACTGTTATCTATGTAGTTTATGATAATTCTCTTAAGGGTATTATAACACTTGAAGATAAAATTAAACCAAACGCTAGAAAAGCCATTTCGGATTTAGAAGATCATGGTATTGAAGTGATTATGTTGACAGGAGATAATCAGAAAACAGCTGCATACGTTGCCAAAGAAGTGGGGATTAAACATTTCAAATCTGATTGTTTGCCAGAAGACAAATTAAATGCAGTAAAAGAATATCAAGAAAAGGGATTAAAAGTAGCCATGGCTGGTGATGGTATAAATGATGCCCCCTCTTTAACCCTTGCAGACATAGGTATAGCGATGGGAGATGGAACAGATATCGCCATACAAAGTGCGGAAATAACATTGCTCAAAGGTGATATTTCGAACTTAGTCAAAACCTTTAAATTAGGAAGAAAAGTGATGAGGAATATTAAAGAAAACTTACTCTTCGCTTTCTTATATAATGTATTAGGAGTTCCAGTTGCAGCAGGTGTATTATTCCCATTCTTTGGGATACTATTATCACCCATGTTAGCCACTTTAGCAATGAGCTTTAGTTCTGTTTCCGTTATCACTAATGCACTGAGATTGAGGAAAATAACCCTTTAGTAACTTTTTGTAACCCCGAAAAGCACTATTCTGGCAAGTTTAGTGCTTTTTTATTTGTTTGTTACAATAATTTCGCCGTATTTTACAATATAACTACATAGATTACTTTAGGTACTTGTATAGAAATTAACAATTAAATAGCTCTCAAAAAATTATTTGACTTAAATGAAAAAATCTTTTACTATTAATCTAATAGGAAGATTGTGTGTATACTCTTTTCTTCTTATATCATTCGTTGCACAATCTCAAACAGTCTACAAACCAGCAATCTCTAGTACATTTATAGAAAGTACATGGAAAGATCCAAACAGTTGGATTTATGTTTCAGGAGATGTTGTCGCTTATCCTAATAATTATCCACAAGGTACTGATGAAGTGCAATTTGGTAATGGGGGTAATGGGAATTATGAACCTATCTCAATAGGATTCGATTTGACTACAGTTTCATCAACTCTTACATTTTCAAATCAAGAGGATGGTCCATACAGTTTAATAACAGTAACTGGAGATGGTACTGTTGTCGCACAAGATATTGTTGATAACAGTAAGAAAGTAAGGATTACTGTTGAAGAAGGAGGAAGTTTAACAGTAACTGACCTTCTAACTTTAAGCCAGACAGATAGTGAAATTGTTGTGAAAGGTGAATTTTACGCAAACAATGGCCTTACGTTCTCTGGTGGAGGAAAACAAACAATCGATGTACATGATACTGGATTTGCAAAGGTTACTGGTACATTCACTTCTCAAGCGGGAGATATTTCTATCGCAGATGGAGGTGAACTAGAGGTAACTGTAGACATAGTTATTCCTAATACATCTGGTAGCCCTTCTTGGACTCTTAATGGTATTTTAAGTGTTGGAGGAGATATTGATATGCAATGTTGGGTGAGCCTTTCATTTTCCGTAGGTGGTGATGGTGGACTGAATGTAGATGGAAGTTGTGATATGAACTCGGTTTGTAATACATCCGCAAATAATAGTTTATGCGGGAGAATAAACAATGGAGATTATGAAGTCGACTTACCAGTTACATTAGTGTCATTTACAGGTCAAAA harbors:
- a CDS encoding T9SS type A sorting domain-containing protein, translated to MKKSFTINLIGRLCVYSFLLISFVAQSQTVYKPAISSTFIESTWKDPNSWIYVSGDVVAYPNNYPQGTDEVQFGNGGNGNYEPISIGFDLTTVSSTLTFSNQEDGPYSLITVTGDGTVVAQDIVDNSKKVRITVEEGGSLTVTDLLTLSQTDSEIVVKGEFYANNGLTFSGGGKQTIDVHDTGFAKVTGTFTSQAGDISIADGGELEVTVDIVIPNTSGSPSWTLNGILSVGGDIDMQCWVSLSFSVGGDGGLNVDGSCDMNSVCNTSANNSLCGRINNGDYEVDLPVTLVSFTGQKLDNSVELEWVTATELNAERFDIQSSFDNRNWVVEGSVLAAGNSSTTIEYNFTAQNNGEKYYRLVQYDFDGRFEVFGPLLFDSEVENKVFVYPNILDSGNDVSLFFDGEFSNQNVNITLMKINGQFIFEKVISIEEGSGVYPLQDIEGVEAGFYLLRFQVGATTTTSKLIIR
- a CDS encoding copper-transporting P-type ATPase, coding for MKELILDTTLGCKKCEAKVHPLLEADPRVIDWEVKDGHILRVVTEGACQKCINKIIGEAGYEVKEQLSSKEVNPEDYADKIPHDLPIIEYDVPEATAENAGKYYCPMQCEGDKLYDEMGDCPVCGMPLEKIPEPKAPVKYACPMHPEEEYDEPGDCPICGMSLEPVIPSQDESSEGHEAYDDMMKRFKLSLLFTIPVALIAMLGHIFPSVHHKMLAIMSQTSWNAIQFVLTIPMVFYTGWIFMRRAWSSIVTKNFNMWTLIGIGTSVAFLFSTIALFIPDYFPDEFKNHGAVDVYFEATCIILLLVMLGQLMELNAHQRTNSALKALLKWAPQTATVIRNNKDMLVAVEHIVKGDQLKVKPGEKVAVDGVVIEGYGTMDASMITGEPIPFDVKANDKVSSGMINTNGNFIMKAEKVGKETLLSKVIEMVNDAGRSRAPIQKVADQIAKYFVPIVVSVSIITYLLWFFLYTGENAAVYALVNAVAVLLIACPCALGLATPMSIMVGTGKGAEHGILVKNAEALQGLSDINVLMIDKTGTLTQGKPEVQEVTSFSTWSDEQVLAYAAALDQNSDHPLAKATVAYAKNKNVGLPQVSDYKYIIGKGAEAIFDGKKVRIGNQTSINEGDLSEEQKSLISTEQQKGATVIYVVYDNSLKGIITLEDKIKPNARKAISDLEDHGIEVIMLTGDNQKTAAYVAKEVGIKHFKSDCLPEDKLNAVKEYQEKGLKVAMAGDGINDAPSLTLADIGIAMGDGTDIAIQSAEITLLKGDISNLVKTFKLGRKVMRNIKENLLFAFLYNVLGVPVAAGVLFPFFGILLSPMLATLAMSFSSVSVITNALRLRKITL
- a CDS encoding efflux RND transporter periplasmic adaptor subunit, with protein sequence MNQYIKSYSSLVVMFVTGLFCGWLFFGGETSSEGHENHQHDTKEEVWTCSMHPQIRQNEPGDCPICGMELIPASSGNEGQDLAHISLSKSAVALANIQTTKVVKSEAEKELLMQGKIAVDERRTYSQASHISGRIEKSYVNYLGERVRKGQKLATIYSPQLVTAQREYFEAKKVKDSNPQLLRAAKEKLRLWKLSEDQIKKIDQSGKVMTEFDIRADISGVITKLNVVEGDHVMEGQIMYDLADLSRLWVKFDAYESDLAWLNIGDEIEFSVSSYPGQKFTTKISFIDPFIDPKTRVASVRGNVINAKNKLKPEMFVSGKVNAKLPVNDDVIVVPKSAVLWTGPRSIVYVKVEGEAEPTFEMREVTLGASLANAYVINEGVNIGESVVTQGTYTVDAAAQLKGKPSMIAPHKGDEQTQNMSAGMLHHQKFEDGVSENFKQQLQKAYRSYLLVKDAFVSSDDDKAKELITDFNNAVAEVSMKGVKGDAHMYWMMASKELKSNVQEMIKADNIDTRRRYFVDVSKELSNMVSRFGLPESEQVFLLYCPMANHDKGASWLSNTKEVLNPYYGDMMLKCGEVQQKIQ